The genomic DNA GCCGTCCCAGTAATACTCGCCGTCGATCTCCACGGCCTGGAAGAGCGAGGGCAGGCAGGCCGAGGCCATCACGGCCTTGGCGCAAACCTCGCCGGTGCTGAACACGCGGATGCGCCCGCGCAGCACATTGGTCGCGCACAGGAACAGCTTGACGCTCTTGCTGTGCTGCAACACCTCGAAATCGATGGTCTCGTCCAGGATGTTCTGCAGCGGGTTGAGGTTGCACGGGTTGAGCTGGTAGGGCGAAAAGAAGCGGGTGAGATGGTCGAACATCATCCACGCTGGCGACATCTCCATATGGCCACCGCCGCCCATCAACCTGTCCAGCCAGGTGGGTTGCAAGGGACTCAGCCTGGCGCACTCGGACACCTTTCGCCAGCACGTCTCCAGTGCCTGCCGCGCGCCCTGCGGCCCACCGCTTGCGAGGCCATAGGCAAGCACGGTGGCATTGACGGCGCCGGCGCTGGTGCCACTGATGCCGTCGATGCCGATGCGCTTGTCTTCCAGCAGCCGGTCCAGCACGCCCCAACTGAATGCCCCGTGGGTGCCGCCGCCTTGCA from Cupriavidus sp. D39 includes the following:
- a CDS encoding patatin-like phospholipase family protein — translated: MRRINIALQGGGTHGAFSWGVLDRLLEDKRIGIDGISGTSAGAVNATVLAYGLASGGPQGARQALETCWRKVSECARLSPLQPTWLDRLMGGGGHMEMSPAWMMFDHLTRFFSPYQLNPCNLNPLQNILDETIDFEVLQHSKSVKLFLCATNVLRGRIRVFSTGEVCAKAVMASACLPSLFQAVEIDGEYYWDGGYMGNPPIYPLIYETDSRDVLIIRLNPIHIPQVPVTAREILDRINTLSFNSSLMREMRAIEFITRLIDEGALDPARYRRMLIHSIDAEAEMARLGASSKFNADWDFLRGLFTLGRERAEAWLSANFDALGQRSSIDIAETFL